The Streptomyces sp. TLI_105 DNA segment CCGAAGCGGCGACGCTTGCCTTTGCTGTTTGCCATCAGGCCACCGCCGCGAATCGGCGACGAGTGGTGATCGGCTGGACGGTGTGGGCGATGACGAATTCCTCCAAGGCCCGCTCAGGAATGCGGACATGCCGTCCCACCTTGACGAAGGCAATCCGGCGCTCGGCGATGAGCCGACGCGGAAACCTCTCGGTGGTGCCGAGGAGTTCGGCAGCCTGGCCAACGGTCAGCAGTCGGTCTGTCATGCGGGTGCTCCTTCCAGGGCGAGATGGTCGCGGAGGGCTTCGCGGGCGGTCTCACGGTTGAGCTGGATGTCCCGGGCAATGGAGGCTGCGAGGGCGGCCTCTCCAGGGGTGTGGCCCTGGCCGGCGTAGGTCCAGGAGGTGAGGACGAGGACGCTGTCCGGCTCGATGTCGTCGAGGCCGCGGGCGGTGCGTTCCTGTTCGGCGCGGTAGTCGGCGCGGGTCTGGCGGAGTTCGCCGAGGGTGGTGGAGTACTGGCGGGACTTGGTGGAGAAGTGGCCGCGGAAGCCGAGCATGTGGGCCCAGGCCAGGAGTCGACGATCCGGGTAGAGCGGGTCGAGGTCAAAGCAGGCTTCGACGAGGCGCCGGGTGTGGTCGGGGACGCCGAGGAGGACTAGAGCCTCCCGGTTGCCGATGCGGCGATCGAGACTGCCGGTGGTCTCAGCGGCCTTGGTGGCGTACTTGGCGATGTAGGAGGCGACGGCCTGTTCGGTGATGTCGGAGCCGTCTCCGAAGGCTTTGACGGGGCGGATGTCGAGTTGGGTGCCCCAGCGGAGGCGGCGGGTGGGCTGGTCGCCGACGGCGGGGACGGTGACGGTCGTGTACGCGTGGGTGGCGGCGGCGCGGATGGCGTTAGCGAGGTGTTCGGTGGTGGCCCACGCCGGCGGCGGCGAGTCGGGGCCGTCCGGGCCGTCGATGCGGACGACGGCGTGAAAGTGGACGGCGCCCCGCTTCTGGAACTCGGCGACCTTCCCGTACGAGATCCGGGCGACCGCCTTCAGCTCCCTCTGCGTGAGGCTGGCCGCGGCGGCGATCTCCCGGCGGAGGCGAGTGGTGAACCGCTGCCAGAGCTGCCCGGCGTGGTTGTTGAAGAGAACGGCGGCGGCGTAGTCGTACGACTCGGGGTCGAGCGGCGTGCCGAGGGCCGGGTCGCCCTCGGCGTGCAGGGCCCCGCAGCGGCAGGGCCGGGTGCCGGGGCGGTTGTGGACCGGTCCGAAGGACGGGGCGGTGAGGGTGAGGAAGACGCGGGGGTGCTCGCGGACGGTGGCGGGGATGTTCCGGACGTTGTCTCCGGCGAGGCCGGCGCGGATGAGGTGGTAGGTGTCGCCTGCGTAGGTCCACGCGCAGGCGGGGCAGCGAGAGGCCCGGCGGTTGCCGCAGGCGATGCGGAGCCGTCCGCCCGGTTCAGTGTCGGTGGAGTAGCGGTGGAGGGTCTCGCCGGTCGTCTTGTCCCGGGTGAGGGTCCAGCCGGTGAGGTGGATGGGGTGGGAGCAGCCGCCGGTGCGGTGGATCTGCTCGCGCCAACGGTCGAAGCCGGGGGACCCGGCCACGCGGAGCATGTCGCTCAGGGTGGCCGTGTCCAATCCCGCCGACGAGGCGGCCGAGTCGGTCATCATGGGGCAGTTCCTTCTGGTTCTGCGAACTGGGAAGGGGCAGGGCTTCCGGGCGGCGGAGACTTGGCGGTTGAGCCGCCCGGAAGCCCGACTAGCGGCGCCGCTGCTGGCTGTTGAGGAGAGAGCGCAGGACGAGGGCGCAGACGGCGACCGAGGCGGCGGTGATGGCGACGGCGAGCAGCATGGAGACCAGGACCGCGCCGACGACCAGGACGGCACCGGTGCCGCCGGCGACGACCACGGCCAGGCCGGCCGGGGTAAGGCGCACGGCCGGGGACTGTGCCGAGGCGGGGGCGTGGTGGTGGTTGCAGACCGGAGCGGGGGCGGTGTGGCGGGGCTCGATGTCACCCGTGGCGGTCGGCTGGACGAGCGGGCTGACGATGCCGGTCGGGAGCGGGTTGACCGGGATGCGCGTCCGGAACATGGCGGTTCTCCCTACTTGTTGATCGTGGTGTCGATGAGCGGGGCGAGGACGCTGTCGGCGAGGAGGTAGCCGCCGAGGAGGATCACGGCGACGAGCCACCAGGGCGGGCGGATGAGCTTGATGCCGAGGCCGCCGACGACAATCAGGGCGAGCCAGAGCGGGACGTCCATGACGCTGGACTCCTTCGAGTTCTTCGAGGTCAGCGGGGCTTGCAGCGGTGGGTGCGGGCGGCGAGCTGGGCGGCCGAGGAGCTGGAGTACTCGGTGGACCAGCCGCAGCCGTCGGCCGTACACACGGCGGTGTACTTAGTGCGGCCGTGGCGGTCGCGGCGGGTGCCGATCTGCACCGGACCGATCCGCATCACGGAGTGGAAGTGATCGCGAGGGGCCATGAGGGTCTCCCTTCAGGCGAGCTGGGCGGCGATGGCGTTTGCCATCAGGGGCGGGACGCCGAGGCGGGCACGCAGGGTGTCGGTGTCGATCGGGTAGCCGGTGCGGGCGCGGTAGTCGTCGGCGACCTTCCGGGCGTGAGCGACGAGCGCCGGCGGTACGGCCACGGGGGCGGGTTCGGGCTCCGGTGCGGGTTCCGGGACCGGCTCCGGCTCCGGTGAGGGGAGGGCCGATGCGGCGCCGATCTCCGGCTCAGGCTCGGCTACGTCATCCCGTTCGATGACGGCTTCCACGGCCGAGGGCTGTTCGGTAGTCGTGTCGGGTTCGACCGGCGCCACCGGATGCCCGGGGGAGTGGACAAGGAGGGTGCCTC contains these protein-coding regions:
- a CDS encoding excisionase family DNA-binding protein, translating into MTDRLLTVGQAAELLGTTERFPRRLIAERRIAFVKVGRHVRIPERALEEFVIAHTVQPITTRRRFAAVA
- the repSA gene encoding replication initiator protein RepSA, producing the protein MMTDSAASSAGLDTATLSDMLRVAGSPGFDRWREQIHRTGGCSHPIHLTGWTLTRDKTTGETLHRYSTDTEPGGRLRIACGNRRASRCPACAWTYAGDTYHLIRAGLAGDNVRNIPATVREHPRVFLTLTAPSFGPVHNRPGTRPCRCGALHAEGDPALGTPLDPESYDYAAAVLFNNHAGQLWQRFTTRLRREIAAAASLTQRELKAVARISYGKVAEFQKRGAVHFHAVVRIDGPDGPDSPPPAWATTEHLANAIRAAATHAYTTVTVPAVGDQPTRRLRWGTQLDIRPVKAFGDGSDITEQAVASYIAKYATKAAETTGSLDRRIGNREALVLLGVPDHTRRLVEACFDLDPLYPDRRLLAWAHMLGFRGHFSTKSRQYSTTLGELRQTRADYRAEQERTARGLDDIEPDSVLVLTSWTYAGQGHTPGEAALAASIARDIQLNRETAREALRDHLALEGAPA
- a CDS encoding SpdD-like protein, coding for MFRTRIPVNPLPTGIVSPLVQPTATGDIEPRHTAPAPVCNHHHAPASAQSPAVRLTPAGLAVVVAGGTGAVLVVGAVLVSMLLAVAITAASVAVCALVLRSLLNSQQRRR
- a CDS encoding mobile element transfer protein, whose protein sequence is MAPRDHFHSVMRIGPVQIGTRRDRHGRTKYTAVCTADGCGWSTEYSSSSAAQLAARTHRCKPR
- a CDS encoding DUF2637 domain-containing protein is translated as MRPIRRPDAVLVQAVIAGALSFAHLHDLAAAAGQSGWKAWAYPVSVDLLLVAAWHRLRTSRAAGAPARSAWTWFTVALAASLGANVATAGLLDLGHVPAWLRILVAGWPALAFLGGTLLVHSPGHPVAPVEPDTTTEQPSAVEAVIERDDVAEPEPEIGAASALPSPEPEPVPEPAPEPEPAPVAVPPALVAHARKVADDYRARTGYPIDTDTLRARLGVPPLMANAIAAQLA